In a genomic window of Amblyomma americanum isolate KBUSLIRL-KWMA chromosome 4, ASM5285725v1, whole genome shotgun sequence:
- the LOC144129154 gene encoding uncharacterized protein LOC144129154, which translates to MRRTVSSASQPVRPALAASLALWLLLVLGAGERCSADEAAMGPGVGAGGAGVIPLQHHASDKRAAAAPLYGFGLGKRSPLLMMADESPVEADIDEDEDDEAMAAAEASRGYLEKRGPREPLRYGFGLGKRRGAHEREYAPFDQEKRERHRFSFGLGKRDKKSKLEDFMKRRYNFGLGKRGIYGGDADAAERWKRSSD; encoded by the coding sequence GAGGACTGTCAGCAGCGCGTCGCAGCCTGTGAGACCCGCCCTGGCGGCCAGCCTCGCCCTGTGGCTCCTGCTGGTGCTCGGAGCCGGCGAGCGGTGCAGTGCCGACGAGGCAGCCATGGGCCCCGGCGTCGGCGCTGGCGGCGCGGGCGTCATTCCCCTCCAGCACCACGCGAGTGACAAgcgcgccgccgccgcaccgCTGTACGGCTTCGGCCTGGGCAAGCGGTCTCCCCTGCTCATGATGGCCGACGAGTCGCCCGTCGAGGCGGACATCGACGAGGACGAGGACGACGAGGCGATGGCGGCCGCCGAGGCGTCCAGGGGCTACCTGGAGAAGCGCGGCCCCCGCGAGCCCCTGCGCTACGGCTTCGGCCTGGGCAAGCGCAGGGGCGCACACGAGCGCGAGTACGCGCCCTTCGACCAGGAGAAGCGAGAGCGGCACCGCTTCAGCTTCGGGCTCGGCAAGCGGGACAAGAAGTCCAAGCTGGAAGACTTCATGAAGCGCAGGTACAACTTCGGCCTGGGCAAGCGCGGCATCTACGGCGGCGATGCCGACGCGGCCGAGCGCTGGAAGAGGAGCTCCGACTAA